A genomic region of Leptolyngbya sp. NIES-2104 contains the following coding sequences:
- a CDS encoding RNA-binding protein has protein sequence MSARSAFSEFAPHTNGLESNVTIYIGNLSFQATEDDLKEVFAEYGEVSRVSLPTDRETGRKRGFAFVEMADDAQEDAAIAELDGAEWLGRELKVNKAKPRESRPAGAKSFSKGGNF, from the coding sequence ATTTCTGCTCGATCGGCTTTCTCCGAGTTCGCCCCTCACACGAATGGTTTGGAGAGTAACGTGACTATTTATATTGGCAACCTGTCCTTTCAGGCGACTGAAGACGATCTCAAAGAAGTGTTTGCTGAATACGGCGAAGTCAGCCGCGTGAGCCTTCCGACAGACCGAGAGACAGGCAGAAAACGCGGGTTTGCGTTTGTCGAAATGGCGGACGATGCCCAAGAAGATGCTGCGATCGCGGAGTTGGATGGTGCAGAATGGCTGGGTCGAGAGTTAAAAGTGAATAAGGCGAAGCCGCGTGAGTCGCGCCCTGCCGGAGCCAAGAGTTTTAGTAAGGGTGGTAATTTCTAG